Below is a genomic region from Miniphocaeibacter halophilus.
GCTTATGTTTTTAACCTAAAACCTTTTTAATAATTTTAAACTTTTTTTCTGTATAAGGTGGATATCTTAAAAAATTTGATAATCCACTTTTAGATACAACGACTCCCGTTTCATGGGTAAAAGTATCAACACTGTATTTTCCATGATAATTACCTAGTCCACTTCCTCCAACTCCACCAAAAGGCAGTTTAATTTCAGACACATGTACTATAACATCATTTATACAACCACCACCAAAGTTTAAATAATTTACTATTTTTTTTACATTTTCATTCTTATTACTAAAAATATATAAAGCTAGAGGACTTGGTTTAGTTTTAACCTTTTCAATTATATCACTAAGATTTTCATATTCAATAATCGGTAAAATAGGACCAAATATTTCATCTCTCATAATTTCATCATCAAAACTTGCATTAGTTAAAATAGTTGGCATGAAGGCTCTGTCCTCAATATTAAATTCTCCACCATAAATATCATTTCTTCCTTTAATTAATGAAGATAATTGTTCTACTTTTTCCTCTGTAATTATTTTCGTTAAATTCTCCCTGTTATTATAATTTAAATTAATTTCTTTTTTGAAAAAATCAATAAACTCTTCCCTTTTTTTCTTGTGTATAAAAACATAGTCCGGTGCTACACAGGTTTGACCTGCATTTAAAAACTTACCCCATGCAATTTTTTTAACAGCATCTTTTATTTTAGCCGTTTCATCAACTATACATGGACTTTTCCCTCCTAGTTCTAAAACAACCGGAGCTAAATTTTCTGCTGCCTTTTTATATATAATTCCCCCTACTTTTCTGCTACCGGTAAAAAAATAAAAATCATACCTTTCATCTAGAATTTCATTATGAGAATAATCATCAGCAAAATATAGCACCTCATTTGGAAGTACCTTGGTAATTTCTTTAATAATGTTGTTAGTTTGAGGAACTTTTCTAGAAGTTTTTAATATAACTGTATTTCCTGCAGCTATAGCACCTATTGTAGGAATTATTGCAAGTTGAAAAGGATAATTCCATGGTGATTGTACTAAAACTTGTCCAAAAGGCTTTTTTAATACTATTCCCCTACCCGGTAAAATATTTAAAGAAGTTCCTGTGTTTTTTATAGTAATTAATTTATGTAAATTATTTATTAAATATTCTAGTTCACCAATAACAACTTGATATTCTGTTAAAAAACTCTCATAATTATGTTTACCTAAATCCTCTTTTATTGCACCTAAAATTTCACCTTTAGAATTTTTTATTTTATCTCTTAACTCTTTTAAAAAATCTATTCTTTTATTAACACTTAATAAATTTCCGGAGTTGTAGAAATCTCTTTGTGATTTTACTATTTCTGATAAACTCATTTTACACCTCTTTATATAATTACCCTTATAATAGAATAATATTTTCACCTCATTAATAACACAAAAAAAGATAATACTTTTTAAAATATATCAAAAAATATTATCTTTTTCTAATCTATTTAATTATCTGTTACCAAGTATATAATTCATAACAACTTCCGGCAAATTGTTACTTCTAGATAATAATATTGGATAACCATTTTTCGCTGCATATGGTGCACCAACTATAGCATCTGAGAATACTTCTCCACTTGCTATTACTATGTGCTGTGTTTTTCCATATACTTGTTCTGCTATTAATACTGATGTTTCATACCTGTCAGAACCTGCTACTCTATTTACTTCGGTTAATTCCTTAACTTCTTTTTCTACCTTATTTGATACTGAATTACTTCCTCCACCAATTGTTACTTCGGTTAATTCCCAATCTTTTATTGCTTTTTCTATATTTTCCGGTAATTGACTTGGTTTTGTTAACAATATTGGCATATCTTGTTCAACTGCCATAGATGTCATTGCTATAGCATCTGGGAAATTTGTTCCATCTACTAATATTGCTTCTGACTTACTATCAGTTAAGTTTCTAACTTGATTTCCTACAAGTATAGCTGTGTCATATCTATCAGAACCACCAATTCTCTTTAAAGTATAGCTAGATAATTCTTCCTCTACTTTCTTAGATACAGAAGAGTTTCCACCTATTATTATTACTTTAGTTGCTCCAAGTCTATTTATTTCAGCTTTTACTTCTGCCGGAATAGAATCTTTTCTTGTTAGCATTATTGGTGCATCTAGTTTATTTGCAAGTACTGTTGCTGTTAATTCATCTGTATATTTTTCTCCACTTGCTAGTAATACTATATTAGAGCTATCATATTCTCTTGATACCTCTACAGATGTTTCATAACGATCCTTTCCAGACAATCTATATTGTACAAAGTCCATTAATTGACTTTTTACTCTTTCAGTTAAAGTATCTCTACCACCTACTAAGGTTATTTCCTTAATTATTTCTACAGGCCTTGCTGGTTTATTTGGTTCTGTTGGTTTTGGTGCATCTACTTCTTTTTTTATTGAAAGTTCTAACGCCTTATTATATTCTCTTTCTTCATAATGCATATATGACTTTTGTCCATCGTCATCTTTGTAAATATTAGAAGTATATAAATATGGTGTTAGTATTATTTTGTCTCCAGTAGAATTTAAACAATCTGTAAAATCTAAAGGTAAGGTAATTTCTGTTATAAATTCTAAACTCTCATTAGGATTTATCATTTTTGATAAAACACTCTTATTTCCCAATTTTTCCGGTAATTCAAATATTATATCAGGTTTACCAACTGTCATCGTCGGATTTTTTATAATTTCCTTTTCACCAAAATCCAATCCGGAAACTAACCTTGTATTAGGTAGATTTTTACTGGTATTTTTAATTTCCACTTTTAACTTGATTTTTTCTCCAGGTTCATAACTTTCTTTTGGCTCCAATACTGTTAAAGAAATATCTGATGATTCCAAATATAAAAAATTAATTGGATAATCCTTTTGATGTCTTTCAACTCCTCCATTTAATTGTAAATCATTTGTGTACCATTCCGCTTTGCCTTGTAATGTTATATATGGATTTACCATTAATTCATCCAAAATATTATAAGTAAAATTTACTGTTCCTTTATGAGATAATCTATTTATATACTCACCATAATCTGGTTTTCCTTTATCATTTAATAATTCAAAATAAATATTAAAAAAATTAATTTTATTCCAGTTGCTTTTTTCTTTTTCTAATTCTTTTTGAATATTTTCTCTTTTAATAATGAAATTTTGTTCTTCATTAGGTTTATATATTTTATCTTCTACACCTATACCTACAAAAGAATTATTTAACATCATTCTTCCTGATAGCTTCACACCTTTGTTTATCCAATTATTATCCTTATATTTTTCCACAGTTATCTCAGGAACTTCAATTTTTTTCAATTGCTGAGCATTATATTTTCCATTTTCAAAACTATTTACTTGTATGCGGTAATCCATGCCTATACCTGTTTTTATATTTTCAAATCCAAAATTATCTATTTGAAAAGTTACTTCCTGCCCTATCCTTGGTACAAAATTAGATGGTGTTATAGTAATTTCTGTTGGTTCTTTTGGTAAACTATTATCTGCCTTGGCAACACCACTACTATTAATTAATATTGCTAAAATAAATATTAATGATAGTATTTTTCTTCCCTTTTTATTTTTCATGTCCCTCTCCTCTCAATATATAGTTAAAATTATTTAAGTACCTATAGATATTATCAGAGAGATTTTTAAGTTTCAATCAAGTATATTAATAATATTAAATTTATTATATATATTTTTTTATATATATTTACCATAATTTATTTAAATAATTTAATATATTATTTTTAAAACAAATGATTTGAATTTTGTAATTCTTGTTAATTGTTTTTCAATTTAATTACCACAACTATTAGAAATCTTCACAAAAAAACCGACTAGCAATCATTAGTTTCCACTAAATTTTGATAGTCGGTATATGTTTTTTAAATAAATATTTCCGGTTCTTTTCTTTCTGCATTATCTGTTTTAAATTTTTCATAGGCCATATTATATTGTTCCATATGATAGTTTCTTGAACCCGTTGGACAATTATAAATACAAGCAGTACAATTAATACATTTGCTTTCATTAGTTTCTTTAGGGTTTTCTATTGAAATAGCTTCTACTGGACAAATCTTTACACAGTTTCCACAGTTTATACATAGGTCATCTCCAGTTGGCATTAAGGCTTTTTTGTTTTCATCTTTATATGGTCTATTTCCTTTTATTTTAAGTTCATTAAATTCCAAACTCTCTAATTTATTTTTACATTTATTAGCAAAGTCCTTTAATTTAATTTCATCTTTTTCATCCGGTCTATTGTTTGCTACTTCCGGAAAGATTGAATGTCTTGTAATAAAGGCTGCTGCTCCTAGAATTTTAAACCCTTGTTCTTTTAAAATATCTGTTAGTTCCAGTAATGCGTCATCATATTCCCTATTTCCATAAGCGACAAGAGCAATAGCAGGTGTATCATTTCCTTTGAATTTTTTTAATTTACTTATGCATATTTCAGGAATTCTACCGGCATAAACAGGCATTGTTACAACCAATAGTTCCTCTTTTCCAAGATTTTGCTCCTTAACTTCTTCCTTTAATAAAAAATCAAATGTTTTAATATCTCCTTTAAAATTACCTACAAATATTTGGGATAATTTCCTTGTCCTCCCACTTGGACTAAAGTATATTTCTCTTATATTTTTATTCATAATTCCCCCCTGTAATTACTTAATTTAAAATAAAAAAGCTCTTTATGATAATACTTATATCATAAAAAGCTATTTTGTTATAATGAATAATCTAAATTCCTACTTGAAATCCAACCGTCATAGGAATTTCCTGTAACTGAACTGGTTATAATAGCCCTACACCAAGTTCTTCCAATGTCTTCAACTATATCATAAATATATACAGAAGAGCCTTGGGAAACATAGGTTATAATAGACGAATTTATACTTGGACCTGAACGAATATTGGCTTTGTTGCTAGTAACATAATATACGCTCCTATAGTCCGGGTTTGCTGCTAGATTTTGTTTGCTTATCCTAGCTGCTTCCTTCATTAATTCCTCTAATTCAGCCTTTGCTAAGGCTAATTCTTCCTTTTCTTTTTGCTCTTGCTGTTCTTTTTCTTCCTCTTCTTTATTTTTAGCTATTTTTTCTTTATAAGATACTATTGTTTCTTCATCTAAAACATCTTTATATTCTGCTAATTTACTTTCAGCCTTTTCAAAATCCAAATCTTCTATAGTAGAGTCTATTTCAGATATATATATTTCCTTAATACTTTTAATTCTGTCTTTTGCAGCCTTGTAATTGTCCTTATCTTTTTCTATAACTTCAGAATAAGATAGAATTGCCTTGCTGTAATTACTGTTTTTATATTGTTTTTCCCCCTCTTGAAAGCTTTCATCAGATTTTTTTAATTTTTTAGCTAAATCCAATTTTTCAATATATTCAACATCATCTTTTTTAAGTATAAGTTTATTATAAGTAGTAATAGCATTCTCATAATCACCTATCTCTATGTACTTTTCAGCTGTCTTTTCCAATTTGCTAATTTTAATATGTTTTTGAGCAAAAACAAATATAATAGCACCAATAATAATAACAGCTATTAGAACAATGCCTAATATTATTTTTTTATTATTTTTTTCCATACTTCCTCCCATATAGGATAATTATATTAAATAAGCTTCATTCTTTCAAATTTAAAATCTAAATTCTAGCCTTAAATAAAATTATACTACTTAATTAAGTTTTATAGGTTTTTATAAATAAAAAATAAGCGAATATAAACTAATCTTCGCCTATTTTCATATGGTTTTTTACAAATATTTTATTATATTATTAAATTCTTTATTTTCTCCTTCTTCTTAAATAAAAACTTATTAATAATACTGTTGTAGATAGTGCTGCAAAAAATATCATAGATTGAATAAATGGTACAAAATTGTAGCTTTCTCCTAGCCAAACTTTATGAAAATCCTGTGCTATGTAGTAATAGGGAATTGAATGGGCTATATTTTGTAAAAACCTAGGAAAAATGTTTGGTTGCAATCCCATAAGACCGGCTAGAGTTTGAGTTAAGAAAAAAACCGTCATACTAACTGCAAAAGTTGGTCCAAATTTTTGAAATATATTTGCAATGCCATGACTAAGTAAAAAAATAATAATTGCTAATAAATATACTGAAATAAAATAGATTATTGCCCCGCTAATTGTTGGAGTTTTAATTTCAATTAACATAAACATGGCTATGGAATAAATAAAAAATCCTAATATTAAAATAATAAATTGTGATATTAATTTTCCTAATATAATGGTTTTTTCAGAAAAACCAAATAACTTTAACCTTAAGATTGTTTTTTCAGATAATTCCAAACTAAAGTTTGCCCCATAACCAATAAGAATTATTGCATTACAAATAATTAATGGCATACCTGTATACAAGATAGTACCAAAGGTTGAATGTATTTCTTTCGGCATATCCTTAATTCCACCTATATAGATTAAATATCCCATAAAAATTGGAAATACTATACCAAAGAACAATTGCATAAAATTACTAATGGAGTTTCTTAATTCATATTTTATTAAATTAATCGATAAGCCCTTTTCCATTACTGTAAACTCCTTTTCTTAAAATCCTCTTTTGCATTAATCGATAAAAGTTCAATGTCTTTACTTGTTCTTTTAAAATCGATGTTTTGGTTAATTAATAAATCTATTACTTCCTTTTCTTCTTCTTTGTTATTGGTGCTAATAGCTATGGAATGTTCCGGCGAAAGAATTTTGGTAAAATTATTTATAATTTTCCTATTTTCCTCATTGTTTTCCAAGATAATTAAATTATTACCACAGTATTTTTTAAATAATTTTTCAGTATAATCAAAGGCTACAACTTTACCCTCATCTAATATTAAAAGCTTGTCTACCAGGTTTTCCAGTTCATCATAATAATGGGAAACCATACAAATGGTAGTGTCCTTATGCCTATACCATCGCTCTATTTTCTCCACTAATCTTTCCCTTGTTACAAAATCAAGTCCTGTTGTAACCTCATCAAAAAACACTAAGGGCACATCCTGATACATAACCAAAATCAAGGTTAGCCTTTGTTTTTGTCCTCCTGAAAGATTTTGAAATCTCTTATTTAAACTTTCTTTGAATTCAAAAAAATCAATTAATTCCAACAGCTTTTTATTTTTACTTAATTTTGTATTACAAATCATCTCTATAATATATTTTATTTTCATAGTATTTACATAGTTGTTAAATTGAAGATGAACCGCCATTTGACTATGGGAAATATCTGTGTCAATAATACCTTTAAAGGGTGCTAGGCCTAAAATCGCATTTACTAATGTAGTTTTGCCGGCTCCATTTGAACCTATAATTCCAATTCTTTCTCGCTTGTTAATTACTATTTCCTCATCTATAGAAAGCACTGTCTTATTTTTATAAGTTACAGACATATTTTTTATTTTTATCATATTATTTCCTCCCTATTAATATAATAAATTAACCATATGTATTTCATATGAATTTATAGTGAGGATTTAATATACTTACCGGAAAAATCAACTTCTGCAAGTACCCCTTCATCTATATTTTTTACAATTAAATCAAATCCTAGTAATTCAGCATAATATAGGGCTAAATAAAGTCCTAGACCATGACCTTTTTCCCTGATATTTGAACTTACAAAAGGTTCAAATATAATACCTTCCAATTCTTTCGGAATAAAGGTGTTTGTATTTATGATTTTAAGCCTATAATCTTTTATTATAAATTTAATACTAGAATTATTTGGTGAAAACTTAATAGCATTTCCAATTAAATTGTCTAAAATTTTATAGATTATTTCATAGTCTGTAAATATAACTTTATCCGAATTTAATGGCTCTATATTTAAATTTTTTTCTTCTATAAGAATAGAATATTTATCTAAAATAGTATTTATAAGTGAATTTAAAGAAATATTATTAAATTCTAAATTTTCATTAATATGATTTAAATCCAAAATTTCTGAAATAATATTATTTATTTCCATCAATTGTTTTTTTACTTCAACTAAATATTTGTCCCTATCTTCATATTTTCCAATACTATCTATCATTCCATTAGTTAATAATAAGGCAGAAGTTACCGGAGTTTTTAATTGATGGGAAGAAGCTCTCATAAAAACCTCTCTTCGCTTATTTTCATCCTTTAGCTTTTCATAATTTTCTCTTAATTGTTGATGAAGTTCATTAAGTCTTTCTGATAATTGTTCAATTTCATCATTGGTTTTTATTTCCAGTGGTTTAATATCCCAATTTTTACGTTCTTCTATATGTTTTGAGATTTTCAAAATGGGATTTACTATTTTTTTTGAAAAGTATCTTGAAATAAAAAAAGCTAAAAGTAATATTACAAGGACTATCATGGGAATACTGGTATAAATCGCTGATTGAATATCGGTAATTAAGGGAGTTAGTAAAGAGAAAAATGATAAATACACGCCTTCATCTCCACTTGTAATAATCATATAATTTGTATAGGCATTTTTATCTATATCGGATTTATTAATTAATAAAAATGTATTTTCTCCTAAATTTTCAACTTCATTATAGCTTTTGATATTATTAAAATAGTTCCTTGCAAATTCTGAAGTTTTTAAATTTACATAAGCATATTCCTCTAAACTTTTATTTATTTCATCTACTACTTTTTTAGGAATTTTGAATTCTTTAGTATTCTTCTTAATTTCTTCAAATTCAAAATTCTTTGAATCCAGCTTATTTCTAAAATCATCAATTTCTTTTTTTGTTTTTTCATCTTGAATACTAATATCTCCTTCAAAGAAGAAATTATTAAATTCAAATTTATAGCTGCTTTCTTTTAAAAATAAACTTATGGAATTAATAGGATTATTTCCTAACTCATCTATATATTTTTTATCTTCTACATAGTTGAAATGAACATCTAAAATATCCCTTTCATTTTTTCTATTAGTATGCTCAACATACAATGATGGCAACATTAAAAGCATATATCCTAAAAATAAAATTATTATTATAAGGGAAAGAACAATACTATATACGAAGGTCTTTCTATTTAATTTCATCTACTTCCTCCCTAAAGGAATATCCAATACCAATAACGGTTTTTATGTAATTTTTAGGTAATTTCTTTCTTAAATTTTTTATATGGCTATCTATTATTCTATCGTTTCCTATATAATCTTCATTAAAAATCCTATAAATTAACTGTTCTCTTGAAAATACCCTTTCCGGATATTCCCTTAGACAATCTAAAAGTAAAAACTCCGTTAAAGTAAGTTCCAAGGATTTTTGGTTATAGTAGGCTTGGTATTTGTCCTTGTTAATATAAAGACCCTTTGTATATTCTTCCTTTACCTTGCTATAATTCAGTCTTCTTAGAAGTGTTTCTATTCTTTTAAGAAGTAGAATTGGAGAAATAGGCTTTACTATGTAGTCATCGGCATAATTATTAAAGGCTTCTAATTGAGTTTTTTCGTCACCTAAGGCCGTTAACATAATTATTCCTATTTCAATATTTTTTTCTTTAATATAAGTTAAAACCTCAAGACCTGAAATTTTAGGAACCATAATATCTAAAATAGCAATATCAAATATACCTGTATTTAATTTTTTAATAGCTTCTTCTCCATTTTCTACTGCAACAACTTCCATTCCTGCCATATTCATATATTCAGATAAAACTTCCCTAATATTTAATTCATCTTCCATAAACAAAATCTTTGCTTTCATATACTCACCTCTATTATGTAGATTATACAATTAAAATATGTATTTTGTATGAATAAGTCTTGTATATAGGACATAAAAAAGTAGAATATTATAAAATTAAGGGTATTATAATTAATAGATAAGATTAAAATAAAATCATACTATTAAAAGAGGAGAATATTATGTGGACAAGAGATAAATTAAAGTTTGATGCTAAAGTTTTTTTAAGGAAAAATATGAAAAATGCTATATTAGCATGTTTAGTATTCCTTATATTTGCAAGTATTATTTCATGGAATTCTACAGTTGTTAATATTATAACCGATAAAAGTATTTCACAATTTAATGAAGATATAATAAATGAAGAACTGTATACACCGGACCTGTTATATAATTCAGAAAAAGAAAGATTATTTTATGAAAATATAAACGAAGGAGAAGGCGTTTTTTCTATAAATTTATGGAATAGTATATACAACTATTTTTTTAATTTAGATGGAAACTTTCTAAATAATAATTTATACATAGATTTTATTAATGGTAACTTTAATTTTAAAATGCCATCTATAATCCTTTCAGGAATAATTTCATTGTTTTTTATTTTAAATATATTTTTTATTCAACCTCTTAGTATAGGTGTTAACAAATATTTTTTAAAAGCATATAAGAAGGAAAATAAACTTATAAATATATTTATACCTTTTAAAGATGGAACGTGGTTTAAATTATCGGGAAAATTATTTTTAATGAACCTTTACCTGTCTCTATGGACCTTATTATTTATTATTCCTGGAGTTATTAAATACTTTCAATACTATTATGTAGAATATATTCTTGCTGAAAATCCTGAAATGCCACTTTCCGAGGCTATAGGATTAAGTAAAGAAATGACAGATGG
It encodes:
- a CDS encoding aldehyde dehydrogenase family protein — encoded protein: MSLSEIVKSQRDFYNSGNLLSVNKRIDFLKELRDKIKNSKGEILGAIKEDLGKHNYESFLTEYQVVIGELEYLINNLHKLITIKNTGTSLNILPGRGIVLKKPFGQVLVQSPWNYPFQLAIIPTIGAIAAGNTVILKTSRKVPQTNNIIKEITKVLPNEVLYFADDYSHNEILDERYDFYFFTGSRKVGGIIYKKAAENLAPVVLELGGKSPCIVDETAKIKDAVKKIAWGKFLNAGQTCVAPDYVFIHKKKREEFIDFFKKEINLNYNNRENLTKIITEEKVEQLSSLIKGRNDIYGGEFNIEDRAFMPTILTNASFDDEIMRDEIFGPILPIIEYENLSDIIEKVKTKPSPLALYIFSNKNENVKKIVNYLNFGGGCINDVIVHVSEIKLPFGGVGGSGLGNYHGKYSVDTFTHETGVVVSKSGLSNFLRYPPYTEKKFKIIKKVLG
- a CDS encoding cell wall-binding repeat-containing protein, translated to MKNKKGRKILSLIFILAILINSSGVAKADNSLPKEPTEITITPSNFVPRIGQEVTFQIDNFGFENIKTGIGMDYRIQVNSFENGKYNAQQLKKIEVPEITVEKYKDNNWINKGVKLSGRMMLNNSFVGIGVEDKIYKPNEEQNFIIKRENIQKELEKEKSNWNKINFFNIYFELLNDKGKPDYGEYINRLSHKGTVNFTYNILDELMVNPYITLQGKAEWYTNDLQLNGGVERHQKDYPINFLYLESSDISLTVLEPKESYEPGEKIKLKVEIKNTSKNLPNTRLVSGLDFGEKEIIKNPTMTVGKPDIIFELPEKLGNKSVLSKMINPNESLEFITEITLPLDFTDCLNSTGDKIILTPYLYTSNIYKDDDGQKSYMHYEEREYNKALELSIKKEVDAPKPTEPNKPARPVEIIKEITLVGGRDTLTERVKSQLMDFVQYRLSGKDRYETSVEVSREYDSSNIVLLASGEKYTDELTATVLANKLDAPIMLTRKDSIPAEVKAEINRLGATKVIIIGGNSSVSKKVEEELSSYTLKRIGGSDRYDTAILVGNQVRNLTDSKSEAILVDGTNFPDAIAMTSMAVEQDMPILLTKPSQLPENIEKAIKDWELTEVTIGGGSNSVSNKVEKEVKELTEVNRVAGSDRYETSVLIAEQVYGKTQHIVIASGEVFSDAIVGAPYAAKNGYPILLSRSNNLPEVVMNYILGNR
- a CDS encoding EFR1 family ferrodoxin (N-terminal region resembles flavodoxins. C-terminal ferrodoxin region binds two 4Fe-4S clusters.) codes for the protein MNKNIREIYFSPSGRTRKLSQIFVGNFKGDIKTFDFLLKEEVKEQNLGKEELLVVTMPVYAGRIPEICISKLKKFKGNDTPAIALVAYGNREYDDALLELTDILKEQGFKILGAAAFITRHSIFPEVANNRPDEKDEIKLKDFANKCKNKLESLEFNELKIKGNRPYKDENKKALMPTGDDLCINCGNCVKICPVEAISIENPKETNESKCINCTACIYNCPTGSRNYHMEQYNMAYEKFKTDNAERKEPEIFI
- a CDS encoding SH3 domain-containing protein translates to MEKNNKKIILGIVLIAVIIIGAIIFVFAQKHIKISKLEKTAEKYIEIGDYENAITTYNKLILKKDDVEYIEKLDLAKKLKKSDESFQEGEKQYKNSNYSKAILSYSEVIEKDKDNYKAAKDRIKSIKEIYISEIDSTIEDLDFEKAESKLAEYKDVLDEETIVSYKEKIAKNKEEEEKEQQEQKEKEELALAKAELEELMKEAARISKQNLAANPDYRSVYYVTSNKANIRSGPSINSSIITYVSQGSSVYIYDIVEDIGRTWCRAIITSSVTGNSYDGWISSRNLDYSL
- a CDS encoding ABC transporter permease, with product MEKGLSINLIKYELRNSISNFMQLFFGIVFPIFMGYLIYIGGIKDMPKEIHSTFGTILYTGMPLIICNAIILIGYGANFSLELSEKTILRLKLFGFSEKTIILGKLISQFIILILGFFIYSIAMFMLIEIKTPTISGAIIYFISVYLLAIIIFLLSHGIANIFQKFGPTFAVSMTVFFLTQTLAGLMGLQPNIFPRFLQNIAHSIPYYYIAQDFHKVWLGESYNFVPFIQSMIFFAALSTTVLLISFYLRRRRK
- a CDS encoding ATP-binding cassette domain-containing protein, encoding MIKIKNMSVTYKNKTVLSIDEEIVINKRERIGIIGSNGAGKTTLVNAILGLAPFKGIIDTDISHSQMAVHLQFNNYVNTMKIKYIIEMICNTKLSKNKKLLELIDFFEFKESLNKRFQNLSGGQKQRLTLILVMYQDVPLVFFDEVTTGLDFVTRERLVEKIERWYRHKDTTICMVSHYYDELENLVDKLLILDEGKVVAFDYTEKLFKKYCGNNLIILENNEENRKIINNFTKILSPEHSIAISTNNKEEEKEVIDLLINQNIDFKRTSKDIELLSINAKEDFKKRSLQ
- a CDS encoding HAMP domain-containing sensor histidine kinase, whose protein sequence is MKLNRKTFVYSIVLSLIIIILFLGYMLLMLPSLYVEHTNRKNERDILDVHFNYVEDKKYIDELGNNPINSISLFLKESSYKFEFNNFFFEGDISIQDEKTKKEIDDFRNKLDSKNFEFEEIKKNTKEFKIPKKVVDEINKSLEEYAYVNLKTSEFARNYFNNIKSYNEVENLGENTFLLINKSDIDKNAYTNYMIITSGDEGVYLSFFSLLTPLITDIQSAIYTSIPMIVLVILLLAFFISRYFSKKIVNPILKISKHIEERKNWDIKPLEIKTNDEIEQLSERLNELHQQLRENYEKLKDENKRREVFMRASSHQLKTPVTSALLLTNGMIDSIGKYEDRDKYLVEVKKQLMEINNIISEILDLNHINENLEFNNISLNSLINTILDKYSILIEEKNLNIEPLNSDKVIFTDYEIIYKILDNLIGNAIKFSPNNSSIKFIIKDYRLKIINTNTFIPKELEGIIFEPFVSSNIREKGHGLGLYLALYYAELLGFDLIVKNIDEGVLAEVDFSGKYIKSSL
- a CDS encoding response regulator transcription factor, which codes for MKAKILFMEDELNIREVLSEYMNMAGMEVVAVENGEEAIKKLNTGIFDIAILDIMVPKISGLEVLTYIKEKNIEIGIIMLTALGDEKTQLEAFNNYADDYIVKPISPILLLKRIETLLRRLNYSKVKEEYTKGLYINKDKYQAYYNQKSLELTLTEFLLLDCLREYPERVFSREQLIYRIFNEDYIGNDRIIDSHIKNLRKKLPKNYIKTVIGIGYSFREEVDEIK
- a CDS encoding DUF975 family protein, whose translation is MWTRDKLKFDAKVFLRKNMKNAILACLVFLIFASIISWNSTVVNIITDKSISQFNEDIINEELYTPDLLYNSEKERLFYENINEGEGVFSINLWNSIYNYFFNLDGNFLNNNLYIDFINGNFNFKMPSIILSGIISLFFILNIFFIQPLSIGVNKYFLKAYKKENKLINIFIPFKDGTWFKLSGKLFLMNLYLSLWTLLFIIPGVIKYFQYYYVEYILAENPEMPLSEAIGLSKEMTDGEKFDIFILQLSFIGWELLSLFTFSLGHLLLIPYTKATYTRLYLFKKEQFQIKAKYDYFDEIKN